A stretch of the Halorussus lipolyticus genome encodes the following:
- a CDS encoding ThuA domain-containing protein, whose product MTTVTVWNEYRVEKEDDEAREVYPEGIHGAIADFLEDEEFDVQTATIDDPEHGLTEETLNETDVLTWWGHEAHEEVADEVVERVRQQVLSGMGLVVLHSGHFSKIFKRLMGTTCDLKWRNEAERERIWTVEPGHPIAEGVPESIEVPEAEMYGERFDVPAPDTLVFTSWFEGGEVFRSGCCYRRGAGRIFYFRPGHETYPIYHQSEIQQVVTNAVEWAENVNSTSPSFGNVPEPPEEG is encoded by the coding sequence ATGACCACCGTCACAGTCTGGAACGAGTACCGCGTCGAGAAGGAGGACGACGAGGCCCGCGAGGTTTACCCCGAAGGCATCCACGGGGCCATCGCGGACTTCCTCGAAGACGAGGAGTTCGACGTGCAGACGGCAACCATCGACGACCCGGAACACGGCCTAACCGAGGAGACACTGAACGAGACGGACGTGCTGACGTGGTGGGGTCACGAGGCCCACGAGGAAGTCGCGGACGAGGTGGTCGAGCGAGTTCGCCAGCAGGTGCTGTCCGGGATGGGCCTCGTGGTCCTCCATTCGGGGCACTTCTCGAAGATTTTCAAGCGCCTGATGGGGACGACCTGCGACCTGAAGTGGCGAAACGAGGCCGAGAGAGAGCGAATTTGGACGGTCGAACCCGGCCACCCAATCGCGGAGGGCGTTCCGGAGTCAATCGAGGTCCCCGAGGCCGAGATGTACGGCGAGCGATTCGACGTGCCAGCGCCCGACACCCTCGTCTTCACCAGTTGGTTCGAGGGCGGCGAGGTGTTCCGAAGCGGGTGTTGCTACCGCCGGGGTGCGGGCCGAATCTTCTACTTTCGGCCGGGCCACGAGACCTATCCGATTTATCACCAGTCCGAGATTCAGCAGGTCGTCACGAACGCGGTCGAATGGGCAGAAAATGTAAATTCCACGTCACCCTCCTTCGGAAACGTCCCCGAACCGCCCGAGGAGGGTTAG
- a CDS encoding response regulator has product MAVAPRILHVEDNDFFARVTASVLTDDYGMNVQTVDNAETALERLETKCFDCVVSDYEMPGMDGLELLEAVRDAYPEIPFILLTGGGSEQIASKAISAGVTDYLKKGEGKEQFTVLANRIENAIARRRTERLADRQIEVNDLIWDVSQAVLRASSREDIEETVCERLADSSPYLLAWVGKVDDETEAVHPKVSAGVEQRYLDAIVLDADREGGDRVPVREAVETRTVAVEQRARLEDGFELGRANAGRDRYAVAAVPLAYEDRAYGVLSVWSDVRHAFDETERRVLSKFGTSLAYAIDTVQTRKELVQREQRLQVFNRILRHNLRNDLNVVLGRAENIGENFPPARSEAEVIEQKASELIEISEKAREVGKTLDREDPAETQIDVTECVERTCEEFRQSHPEAEIVTRLPESVVVFADKTLEAALGELVENAIEHNDGDPSVTVTVTVSSAEEDAEWVEVTVSDDGPGIPEDERAVLTEGKETALHHGSGLGLWLTNWIVGKFGGEIAFDDYHTSGGTVTLRLQRATGTVSTWRDASPLEL; this is encoded by the coding sequence ATGGCAGTAGCGCCACGGATACTGCACGTCGAGGACAACGATTTCTTCGCCAGAGTCACCGCCAGCGTTCTCACCGACGACTACGGCATGAACGTGCAGACCGTGGACAACGCCGAGACGGCCCTCGAACGCCTCGAAACCAAGTGCTTCGACTGCGTGGTCAGCGACTACGAGATGCCGGGGATGGACGGTCTGGAACTGCTCGAGGCAGTCCGAGACGCCTACCCCGAGATACCGTTTATCCTGCTGACCGGCGGCGGAAGCGAGCAAATCGCCAGCAAGGCCATCTCCGCCGGCGTCACGGACTACCTCAAGAAGGGCGAGGGCAAAGAGCAGTTCACGGTGCTGGCCAACCGCATCGAGAACGCCATCGCCAGACGCCGGACCGAGCGACTCGCCGACCGCCAAATCGAGGTCAACGACCTCATCTGGGACGTGAGTCAGGCCGTCCTCCGAGCGTCGTCACGCGAGGACATCGAGGAGACCGTCTGCGAACGCCTCGCGGACTCCTCGCCCTACCTGCTGGCGTGGGTCGGCAAAGTGGACGACGAGACCGAGGCCGTCCATCCCAAGGTCTCGGCGGGCGTCGAACAGCGGTATCTCGACGCGATAGTGCTGGACGCCGACCGCGAGGGCGGCGACCGGGTGCCGGTGCGCGAGGCGGTCGAAACCCGGACCGTGGCGGTCGAACAGCGCGCGAGACTGGAGGACGGATTCGAGTTAGGCCGGGCGAACGCCGGCCGCGACCGATACGCGGTCGCCGCCGTCCCCTTGGCCTACGAGGACCGGGCCTACGGCGTCCTGAGCGTCTGGTCGGACGTTCGCCACGCCTTCGACGAGACCGAGCGCCGGGTCCTCTCGAAGTTCGGCACCAGTCTGGCCTACGCTATCGACACGGTGCAGACGCGCAAGGAACTCGTCCAGCGCGAACAGCGACTACAGGTGTTCAACCGCATCCTGCGGCACAACCTGCGCAACGACCTCAACGTCGTCCTCGGTCGGGCCGAGAACATCGGCGAGAATTTCCCGCCCGCCCGGTCGGAGGCCGAGGTCATCGAGCAGAAGGCGAGCGAACTCATCGAAATCAGCGAGAAGGCCCGCGAGGTCGGCAAGACCCTCGACCGCGAGGACCCGGCCGAGACCCAAATCGACGTGACCGAGTGCGTCGAGCGGACTTGCGAGGAGTTCCGCCAGTCGCATCCCGAGGCCGAAATCGTCACCAGACTCCCCGAGTCAGTGGTTGTGTTCGCCGACAAGACCTTGGAGGCCGCACTCGGCGAACTGGTCGAGAACGCAATCGAACACAACGACGGCGACCCCTCGGTGACGGTCACCGTCACGGTGTCGAGCGCCGAGGAGGACGCCGAGTGGGTCGAAGTCACCGTCTCGGACGACGGGCCGGGCATCCCCGAAGACGAGCGAGCGGTCCTCACCGAGGGGAAAGAGACCGCGCTCCACCACGGAAGCGGTCTCGGCCTCTGGTTGACGAACTGGATAGTCGGCAAGTTCGGCGGCGAAATCGCCTTCGACGACTACCACACCAGCGGCGGGACGGTCACGCTCCGACTCCAGCGCGCGACCGGAACCGTCTCGACGTGGCGCGACGCCTCCCCGCTGGAACTCTAA
- a CDS encoding orc1/cdc6 family replication initiation protein, with amino-acid sequence MSSFSFDRDNSLYKNRDALLEEYTPDNLVGRDEELEEYHAALQPIINGEAPSNIFLYGKSGVGKTAATRFLLNRLQDDAAKYDDISLNVIEINCDGLNSSYQVAVRLVNTLRDPSEQISNTGYPQAQVYSFLWEELDKLGGTIIVVLDEVDHINDNSILYQIPRARSNGYLEDAKIGLIGISNDLSFRDSLSAKVRSSLCEKEVSFPPYDATELQKVLSQREQVAFHDGALAEDVIPLCAAYGAQDAGDARQALDLLLEAGDLARKEAVEQVTDEHVQEAREKLERDRIMEGVADLTEHARLILYALTSLEAEGKTPARSRDIRPRYEQLCNHVGTEPLTSRRMRDHLADLAMLGVISSTEKNEGMSGGKYREHALKQDLQLVVTALEETIEFAGVHESIRPYYQTTFEDAEN; translated from the coding sequence ATGTCATCGTTCAGTTTCGACCGAGACAACTCCCTCTACAAGAACCGGGACGCGCTGTTAGAGGAGTACACCCCGGACAACCTCGTCGGGCGCGACGAGGAGTTAGAGGAGTACCACGCCGCACTCCAACCCATCATCAACGGCGAGGCCCCGTCGAACATCTTCCTCTACGGAAAGAGCGGCGTGGGTAAGACCGCGGCCACTCGTTTCCTCCTGAACCGTCTCCAAGACGACGCCGCCAAGTACGACGACATCTCGCTCAACGTCATCGAAATCAACTGCGACGGTCTCAACTCCAGCTATCAGGTCGCGGTCCGCCTCGTCAACACCCTCCGGGACCCCTCCGAGCAAATCAGTAACACGGGCTACCCCCAAGCGCAGGTCTACAGCTTTCTCTGGGAGGAACTCGACAAACTCGGCGGGACCATCATCGTGGTCTTAGACGAGGTGGACCACATCAACGACAACTCCATCCTCTACCAGATTCCGCGCGCCCGGTCCAACGGCTACCTCGAAGACGCGAAAATCGGCCTCATCGGCATCTCTAACGACCTCTCCTTCCGCGATTCCCTCTCGGCCAAGGTTCGCTCCTCGTTGTGTGAGAAGGAAGTCTCCTTCCCGCCCTACGACGCCACCGAACTCCAGAAGGTCCTCAGCCAGCGCGAACAGGTCGCCTTCCACGACGGCGCGCTCGCCGAGGACGTAATCCCGCTCTGCGCGGCCTACGGTGCCCAAGACGCCGGGGACGCCCGGCAGGCCCTCGACCTCCTGCTGGAAGCGGGCGACTTGGCTCGGAAAGAAGCAGTCGAGCAAGTCACCGACGAACACGTGCAGGAGGCCCGCGAGAAACTCGAACGCGACCGAATCATGGAGGGCGTCGCCGACTTGACCGAACACGCCCGACTCATCCTCTACGCGCTCACCTCGCTGGAGGCCGAGGGCAAGACTCCGGCCCGGTCTCGGGACATCCGACCGCGCTACGAGCAACTCTGTAACCACGTCGGCACCGAACCCCTCACCAGCAGACGGATGCGCGACCATCTCGCTGACTTGGCCATGCTTGGAGTCATCTCCTCGACGGAGAAGAACGAGGGCATGTCCGGCGGTAAGTACCGCGAACACGCCCTGAAACAGGACCTCCAACTCGTCGTGACCGCACTGGAGGAGACCATCGAGTTCGCTGGCGTCCACGAGAGCATCCGTCCGTACTACCAGACGACCTTCGAGGACGCGGAGAACTAA
- a CDS encoding Acg family FMN-binding oxidoreductase: MGDSNRADGGGPTDRTAREQPGEPPESRKPTAGQRGRETGVAERLGLDALSPLSRRRRWVGGKHPWRVSASLFPGEGTPTEQAQFLVRYAVLAPSSHNTQPWLFNVTGDEIRLFADLERWLTVADPDKRELYVSLGAALENLLVAADHFGLGYEVEYLPGSDSAHASTVRLSAGDSQASETSDEASDRRDSRLFETIPNRRTNRSRYQERPVPREDLRVLQEACAEADVRLQFVADPAKVDALADLSSRADRRQFADPNYRRELGRWIGRGAFGDSWLEAKLGKYLMTYLNVGGQQARKDAGLMRATPLVAVIRTQSDGRRGQIRAGQVFQRVSLRATVLGVQTHPMSAMLEIPSLRRELTGLLGQPEWTPQHLFRLGYAGGVSEVSPRRPAEAVLVD; the protein is encoded by the coding sequence ATGGGGGACTCGAACCGAGCAGACGGCGGGGGACCGACCGACCGGACGGCCCGCGAGCAACCGGGAGAACCGCCGGAGAGCCGAAAACCGACCGCGGGACAGCGAGGCCGAGAGACCGGCGTCGCGGAACGCCTCGGCCTCGACGCGCTGAGTCCACTCTCGCGGCGACGGCGATGGGTCGGCGGCAAGCATCCGTGGCGGGTCTCGGCGTCGCTGTTTCCCGGAGAGGGGACGCCGACCGAGCAGGCTCAGTTTCTGGTCCGGTACGCGGTGCTGGCACCGTCGAGTCACAACACCCAACCGTGGCTGTTCAACGTGACCGGCGACGAGATTCGGCTGTTCGCGGACTTGGAACGGTGGTTGACGGTGGCCGACCCCGACAAGCGCGAACTCTACGTCAGCCTCGGGGCGGCGCTGGAGAACCTGCTGGTCGCCGCCGACCACTTCGGACTCGGCTACGAAGTCGAGTACCTGCCGGGGAGCGACAGCGCCCACGCCTCGACGGTCCGGCTATCGGCCGGCGACAGCCAAGCGTCCGAAACGAGCGACGAAGCCAGCGACCGGCGCGACTCCCGACTGTTCGAGACCATCCCGAACCGGCGGACCAACCGGAGTCGGTATCAGGAGCGCCCGGTGCCCCGCGAGGACCTGCGAGTGCTTCAGGAGGCCTGCGCCGAGGCGGACGTGCGCCTCCAGTTCGTCGCCGACCCGGCGAAGGTGGACGCCCTCGCGGACCTGTCGTCGCGGGCCGACCGCCGGCAGTTCGCCGACCCGAACTACCGACGGGAACTGGGTCGGTGGATAGGCCGCGGCGCGTTCGGCGACTCGTGGCTCGAAGCCAAACTCGGCAAGTACCTGATGACGTACCTGAACGTCGGTGGCCAGCAGGCGCGCAAGGACGCCGGACTGATGCGGGCGACGCCACTGGTCGCCGTGATTCGAACCCAATCCGACGGCCGCCGTGGCCAGATTCGGGCCGGACAGGTCTTCCAACGAGTGAGTCTGCGCGCGACGGTGCTGGGCGTCCAGACCCACCCGATGAGCGCAATGCTAGAGATTCCCAGCCTACGCCGGGAGTTGACGGGACTGTTGGGACAACCGGAGTGGACGCCCCAGCACCTGTTCCGACTCGGCTACGCGGGTGGCGTTTCGGAGGTGTCTCCTCGGCGTCCGGCCGAAGCGGTCCTCGTTGACTAA